One stretch of Schizosaccharomyces pombe strain 972h- genome assembly, chromosome: III DNA includes these proteins:
- the mrpl22 gene encoding mitochondrial 54S ribosomal protein uL22m has protein sequence MKYINQFMKISKGFLVPSSTIGLNSKTYHYKFPLLSFVREFSNGSYLRESAQNPANLGSQKGSDIFSMLANQKDDSNRQQKEERVKERPRSRISFKKQETMDPSYTLQSMVLRSSLKKVGALCRQIAHKPFYHALLQMKMSDKKISKYIATALVSARENAVREAGLDESTLYVDQIWVGKAKYLKKLITMGRGGRAIERSPRVRVTVVLRDERALLRDLQRRQQRLERKKVWTPLPNRPIYLKSNFFTC, from the coding sequence atgaaatacattaatcaatttatgaaaatatcAAAGGGCTTTTTAGTTCCATCGTCCACGATAGGATTGAATTCTAAAACGTACCATTACAAATTTCcattactttcttttgttaGAGAATTTTCAAATGGATCCTACTTAAGGGAGTCTGCACAAAATCCTGCAAATTTGGGTTCGCAAAAAGGGTCCGACATTTTCTCAATGCTTGCTAACCAGAAGGACGATTCTAATCGTCAGCAAAAGGAAGAGCGTGTAAAAGAGAGACCAAGGTCACgtatttctttcaaaaaacagGAGACCATGGATCCTTCCTACACCTTACAATCAATGGTGCTTCGCTCCTCTTTAAAGAAAGTCGGCGCTTTGTGTCGTCAAATTGCCCATAAGCCATTTTATCATGCTTTActtcaaatgaaaatgtcagataaaaaaatttccaagtACATCGCAACTGCTTTGGTTTCTGCTCGAGAAAACGCTGTTCGTGAAGCTGGTCTTGATGAGAGTACTCTCTACGTTGATCAAATATGGGTTGGAAAGGCAAAGTATTTAAAGAAACTTATCACTATGGGCCGTGGAGGTCGTGCCATTGAGAGATCTCCACGGGTTCGAGTTACTGTTGTTTTAAGAGATGAGCGAGCTCTCTTGCGCGATTTACAGCGTCGTCAACAAAGActagaaagaaagaaagtttGGACGCCTCTGCCTAACCGACCAATATACCTAAAATCTAACTTTTTCACTTGCTAA
- the hrr1 gene encoding helicase Hrr1 → MEQVQDEIWKLSTLDAWEMVNKNTEVVFDEIPEPETLSEMKRHPLYSNIFNADNNTTSFTEQIETSETSKTQDSEGNKVDKNLKENKSIRRKRSIDNDYELSNVKRNDITSGKNREFENEHHPASDTSSWRELPSIPTLEELTSKSVELPSNNIYGGYKSFEDYLSIHYRLLREDAVSPLRESVLRYKVNPNYITGSSLAVYDHVRIDGYTISSSVIAAKLSFSVRAKKKIKWATSRRLISGSLVLLSNDDFQTFRIGTVCARPLSGLNKHPHEIDVKFEDISISLDPREEYVMIEATSGYWEAYKHVLRSLQRLSASTFPMKDYLVHCKSNQETAKHIQNNPRIRINSILKNNSQKIVNALEPFGPGEYILDSSQLKAYQSMLTKRLSIIQGPPGTGKSFVTLKAIETLLENTHSHVLPILVACQTNHAVDQILIRLLHQGASVMRLGSRTKDPEIAAVTIFQKAKHTKHSFKAAYNEIRHKKQRLIKQITNIMHNFNLEFVTLSYLHSKGIITTSQLESLRNNTEWISSVAENGEKTEEELISIWLGDAKVELITPSEITDGFEEELQIDPEKLEEIQKEAEDSGALMEEELRGKFINLRCKYLFSKLTTLHEKEIDTLLTIPNIWDIPEYSRGIIYCRWLESAYAAAEKELNRLYRFYLKVDRERIGFSNKRAAILLRGANVIGMTTTGLNKYRDILERINPKICFIEEAADVLEGPIIPAVFPSLEQLVLIGDHKQLRPGCSTYALRQDPFNLSISMFERLVENDMEYTRLTMQRRMHPQIRRLVSSVYEDLSDYEITKYWPSIPGMGEIRRFFLTHSRIEDNDGFASKINLFEAQMLVQFAVYLINNGVEPQKITCLTFYAAQKDLIERLLSESLNREKHFIKVATVDGYQGEENDVVLLSLVRNNDRTEVGFLSSPHRVCVSLSRARRGLFIFGNAQLVAESNPLWWDAINTLMNDETIQGLGDHLPLFTKDGTIYVNDPVELLDVNMRLTRK, encoded by the exons atggAACAAGTACAAGATGAAATTTGGAAGTTAAGTACGCTGGACGCCTGGGAAATGGTGAACAAAAATACAGAAGTTGTGTTTGATGAAATCCCCGAGCCAGAAACTTTAAgtgaaatgaaaagacaCCCATTGTATAGCAACATCTTTAACGCCGATAATAATACTACGAGTTTCACAGAACAAATCGAGACTTCTGAAACCTCCAAAACCCAAGACTCGGAGGGGAACAAagttgataaaaatttaaaagaaaacaagtCAATACGTCGTAAGAGAAGCATTGACAACGATTATGAATTGAGTAATGTAAAGAGAAATGATATAACATCGggaaaaaatagagaatTCGAAAACGAACACCATCCCGCAAGCGATACTTCTTCTTGGCGGGAACTACCATCAATTCCAACGTTGGAAGAATTGACGTCAAAGAGTGTTGAATTACCTTCAAACAACATATACGGAGGATACAAGTCCTTTGAAGATTACTTATCTATACACTATCGGTTGCTACGTGAGGACGCAGTTTCCCCATTACGAGAAAGTGTGCTTCGGTACAAGGTAAACCCCAATTACATTACCGGCTCTTCGTTAGCCGTATATGATCATGTGCGGATAGATGGCTATACAATATCTTCCAGTGTTATAGCTGCAAAATTATCCTTCAGTGTTCGCgctaagaaaaaaataaaatgggCTACCAGTCGTCGTCTTATCAGTGGATCTTTAGTTTTATTAAGCAATGATGATTTCCAGACTTTTCGCATTGGAACTGTCTGTGCGCGGCCCTTGAGTGGCCTTAATAAACATCCTCATGAAATAGATGtcaaatttgaagatattAGTATCTCTTTAGATCCTCGAGAAGAATATGTTATGATCGAAGCTACTTCAGGCTATTGGGAAGCTTACAAGCATGTTCTTCGTTCATTACAGAGGCTTTCTGCTAGCACATTCCCGATGAAGGATTACTTGGTACACTGTAAAAGTAATCAGGAGACTGCTAAACACATACAAAATAATCCTAGGATACGCATAAATTCtatcttaaaaaataactcTCAAAAAATCGTAAATGCTCTTGAGCCGTTCGGTCCTGGCGAGTATATACTAGACTCGTCACAGTTAAAAGCTTACCAGTCCATGCTGACTAAGAGACTCTCCATTATTCAAGGCCCTCCAGGGACTGGTAAAAGCTTTGTTACTCTTAAAGCCATAGAAACATTACTTGAGAATACTCACTCCCATGTTCTTCCGATTTTAGTAGCTTGCCAAACGAATCATGCAGTCGATCAAATATTGATTCGTTTATTGCATCAAGGCGCTTCAGTAATGCGACTAGGTTCAAGAACGAAGGATCCTGAGATTGCAGCGGTTacgatttttcaaaaagcaaagcaCACCAAGCATTCATTTAAGGCTGCTTATAATGAGATTCGTCACAAAAAGCAACGCTTAATCAAGCAAATAACTAATATTATGCATAATTTCAACCTTGAATTTGTAACTCTTAGCTATCTGCATAGTAAGGGAATTATAACGACCTCGCAACTCGAGTCCCTTCGTAACAACACTGAGTGGATCAGTTCTGTTGCGGAAAATGGCGAAAAAACTGAAGAGGAATTAATAAGTATCTGGTTAGGCGATGCTAAAGTGGAGCTTATCACTCCATCAGAAATTACGGATGGTTTTGAGGAGGAACTACAAATTGATCCAGAAAAGCTGGAAGAAATTCAGAAAGAAGCAGAAGACAGTGGTGCTTTAATGGAAGAGGAATTGAGAGggaaatttattaacttaaGATGCAAATATCTATTTTCAAAGCTAACAACACTTCATGAAAAGGAGATTGATACCCTTCTCACTATTCCAAATATTTGGGATATACCAGAGTATAGTAGAGGAATCATTTACTGTCGCTGGTTAGAATCGGCATATGCAGCTGCCGAAAAAGAACTCAATCGTCTCTATAGATTTTATCTGAAAGTAGACCGCGAGCGTATTggtttttcaaacaaacGCGCAGCCATTCTTTTGCGTGGAGCGAACGTAATTGGAATGACCACAACTGGATTAAATAAGTATCGTGATATATTAGAAAGGataaatccaaaaatttgctttatcGAGGAAGCAGCAGATGTGTTAGAAGGACCGATTATTCCAGCTGTTTTCCCTTCTTTAGAACAATTGGTTCTTATCGGTGATCACAAACAACTTAGACCAGGTTGTTCAACTTATGCATTACGACAAGATccatttaatttatcaatatCTATGTTTGAACGATTAGTTGAAAATGATATGGAATATACTCGGTTGACAATGCAAAGAA GAATGCATCCCCAGATTCGAAGATTAGTGAGTTCTGTTTACGAAGATTTATCGGATTATGAAATTACCAAGTATTGGCCTAGTATTCCGGGAATGGGCGAAATTAGGAGATTCTTTTTAACTCATTCTCGTATTGAAGACAATGATGGCTTTGCTtcgaaaattaatttattcgAAGCTCAGATGTTAGTTCAATTTGCAGTCTATCTCATTAATAATGGCGTTGAACCTCAAAAAATTACCTGCCTAACGTTTTATGCTGCTCAAAAGGATCTAATAGAGCGATTGTTAAGTGAGTCTCTTAATAGagaaaaacattttattaaagtcGCGACTGTAGATGGGTATCAAGGGGAAGAGAATGATGTCgttcttctttctcttgTGCGCAACAATGACCGGACAGAGGTCGGATTTCTTTCCTCCCCACATCGCGTTTGTGTTTCTTTATCTAGAGCTAGGA GAGGATTGTTTATATTTGGAAATGCGCAACTTGTTGCGGAGTCGAATCCCTTGTGGTGGGACGCAATAAATACCCTCATGAATGATGAAACAATACAAGGTCTAGGAGATCACCTACCTTTGTTTACCAAAGATGGTACAATTTATGTAAATG ATCCTGTTGAATTGCTTGACGTTAATATGCGATTGACAAGGAAATAA
- the dms1 gene encoding protein Dms1, translating to MNSVPNELTKSQELFGQISKISHSKISISELITLLDIHYSELFTKNPWMKKEVRKLASEFVENDPNHLLSKQDACHLIEAFVNVSITSPTLLTSVDPVLYQQLEASSTNDISTVFEDESSSLPIILHPKFSSMQVRTVTSPKDAFVSAFEENKFHFAATESFFEMAFSKIDSCLTSVQSTKKDSIKSRLVERYIQNEESVKRPDKSPFDTMTEATLQSSSDKSENFTKTLLSNVLSTILSVQVIFATVIALIAISVFCFLHTSSKTTSSKTRPS from the exons ATGAATTCCGTTCCTAATGAATTGACGAAAAGCCAAGAGTTGTTTGGACAGATCTCCAAGATATCCCATTCGAAG ATTTCCATTTCCGAACTTATCACTCTCCTTGACATTCATTATAGTGAGCTGTTTACGAAAAACCCTtggatgaaaaaagaagtccGAAAGTTGGCTTCGGAATTTGTGGAGAATGATCCCAATCACCTTTTATCGAAACAGGACGCTTGTCATCTTATTGAAGCATTCGTAAACGTTTCTATCACTTCTCCTACATTACTTACCTCAGTGGATCCTGTTCTCTACCAGCAATTAGAGGCTTCAAGCACAAACGATATTTCCACTGTTTTCGAGGATGA AAGTTCCAGTTTGCCTATCATTTTAcatccaaaattttcttcaatgcAAGTACGTACCGTTACTTCCCCTAAGGATGCATTTGTATCAGCCTTTGAGGAGAATAAGTTTCATTTCGCTGCCACGGAGTCCTTTTTTGAGATGGCTTTCTCCAAAATCGATTCATGTCTAACCTCCGTTCAATCTACTAAGAAAGAT TCTATTAAATCCCGACTTGTTGAACGCTATATCCAAAATGAAGAATCTGTAAAGCGCCCGGACAAATCTCCATTTGACACAATGACGGAAGCAACTCTGCAAAGTTCTTCAGACAAAAgtgaaaattttacaaagaCATTACTGTCGAATGTTTTATCCACAATCCTGTCTGTTCAAGTTATTTTTGCAACAGTCATAGCCCTAATTGCTATATCTGTCTTTTGCTTCCTTCAtacttcttcaaaaacgACATCCTCAAAAACTCGTCCATCATAA
- the set5 gene encoding histone lysine methyltransferase Set5 translates to MNPYETEIYKVVPIPNKGMGMIAKVKIPVGTRIFAETPLIRTKSDAKEIEEALSTKTKEEQEAFHRLFNAHPDTMGPFLGPFYSNALTIDETKGGMFLLGSRMNHDCSPNVKHTWNPRLDQVTVHAVRDIEAGEEILTTYIDLHKSHTERQKILLEHFGFKCYCSVCSVEERKIRKISDLRRKQLAYYDRTMAKMCIVNPRGALRALRHRIHIAHEELLFGRLDIIALLDAFRLCVIHGDFERASIFAKKGTKAISLYEGTDSEKYLKISKYVENPRSHALAEGVPALPLFLEEDDELSDLEDNLWGCKLEEDVYSDTD, encoded by the coding sequence ATGAACCCGTATGAAACAGAGATTTATAAAGTTGTCCCCATTCCTAACAAAGGAATGGGTATGATtgcaaaagtaaaaatccCCGTCGGTACAAGAATTTTTGCAGAAACGCCTTTGATAAGGACAAAAAGTGACGCTAAGGAAATCGAGGAAGCACTGTctacaaaaacaaaagaagaacagGAAGCTTTTCATAGACTTTTCAACGCTCATCCAGACACTATGGGACCATTCCTTGGGCCATTTTATTCCAATGCGCTGACCATTGATGAGACAAAGGGTGGAATGTTTTTACTTGGTTCTCGAATGAATCACGATTGTAGTCCTAACGTGAAACATACGTGGAATCCTAGACTTGATCAGGTTACGGTTCATGCTGTTCGCGACATCGAGGCTGGCGAGGAAATACTTACGACATATATAGACTTACATAAATCACATACGgaaagacaaaaaatattgctCGAGCATTTTGGATTTAAATGTTATTGTAGTGTTTGCTCTGTAGAGGAACGAAAGATTAGGAAAATCAGCGATTTAAGGAGAAAGCAACTGGCCTACTATGACCGAACCATGGCAAAAATGTGTATAGTTAATCCAAGAGGTGCTCTAAGAGCATTGAGACATAGGATACACATTGCCCACGAAGAGCTTCTTTTCGGTCGGTTAGATATAATTGCACTTCTGGATGCCTTCCGATTATGTGTCATCCACGGTGATTTTGAGAGAGCCAgtatttttgcaaaaaaggGGACTAAAGCAATTAGTTTGTATGAAGGAACTGATtctgaaaaatatttgaaaatttccaaGTATGTAGAGAACCCACGAAGTCATGCTCTTGCTGAAGGAGTGCCTGCTCTAccattatttttagaaGAGGATGATGAACTATCGGATTTGGAAGATAATTTATGGGGATGTAAGCTTGAAGAAGATGTTTATAGTGATACTGATTAA
- the met1 gene encoding uroporphyrin methyltransferase: MIVSWSLKDAVVVVVGSGKNAYRRVNLCLSENSSKIFWFCRSSADGGFDVGHLQLDAKKSDAIEILPISEFDPVRSLTTLGKEETDFLVDAVFVSESNHHEKEILHRTCKRYRIPLNIIDNPSLCSFTLPATWSEPPLQISLSTSSNGCRLAQRLLRHVVSSLPSGMPEAIERFGRVRAITKTPEKKQWINHVSDFWPLEKLVRMTEDDLLAIVSDNFSLPLSSSQSSSLANSYESLSTTLDKPSLTLDPEAFPTHKRGSIALIGSGPGSPDLLTVAARKAIMKADYVLADKLVPEAVLQLIPRHTPLFIARKFPGNADKAQDELHQVAFDALSRGDYVVRLKQGDPYIYGRGGEEYLFFTQHGYVPTVIPGISSALMAPISAGIPVTHRGVADQFLVCTGTGQKGSMPKIPSFVPTQTTVFLMALHRLEILVQALIESGWPRVLPVCIAERVSCPDQRFIFSTLEDVVEEYNKYESLPPGLLITGYSCNTLRNTA; encoded by the coding sequence ATGATTGTTTCCTGGTCCTTGAAAGACGCCGTTGTTGTAGTCGTTGGTTCAGGAAAAAATGCTTACCGACGGGTGAATTTATGTTTAAGTGAAAAttcttctaaaattttttggttttgtcGCAGCTCCGCTGATGGTGGATTTGACGTTGGTCATCTTCAGCTTGACGCAAAAAAATCGGATGCTATTGAAATTCTTCCCATTTCTGAATTTGATCCCGTTCGTTCATTAACGACGCTGGGAAAGGAGGAGACAGATTTTTTGGTGGATGCTGTTTTCGTGTCAGAGTCCAACCACcatgaaaaggaaattttacATCGTACGTGCAAAAGGTACCGAATCCCATTAAACATCATTGATAATCCTTCTTTGTGCTCCTTTACTCTACCAGCTACGTGGTCAGAACCACctcttcaaatttctttaagtACTTCATCAAATGGTTGTCGTTTAGCTCAAAGGCTGTTGAGACACGTGGTGAGTAGCCTTCCTTCCGGTATGCCAGAAGCCATTGAGCGTTTTGGCCGAGTGCGAGCGATCACTAAAACTccagaaaaaaaacagtgGATCAATCATGTTAGTGATTTTTGGCCCCTCGAGAAGTTGGTTCGGATGACAGAGGACGATCTTCTTGCCATAGTTTCTGACAACTTCTCTCTTCCACTCTCATCAAGCCAATCTTCTTCACTTGCCAACTCCTATGAAAGTTTATCAACCACCTTGGACAAGCCTTCATTGACGCTTGACCCTGAGGCTTTTCCTACTCATAAGCGAGGTTCAATAGCTTTAATTGGAAGTGGACCTGGCTCTCCTGATTTACTTACTGTTGCTGCCAGAAAGGCTATAATGAAAGCCGATTATGTACTAGCCGACAAGCTGGTACCAGAAGCGGTATTACAGTTAATTCCAAGGCATACTCCACTATTTATTGCTAGAAAATTTCCTGGAAATGCGGATAAGGCACAAGATGAACTTCACCAGGTTGCTTTTGATGCTTTATCTAGAGGTGATTATGTTGTCCGTTTGAAGCAAGGTGATCCTTATATTTATGGGCGAGGCGGTGAAGAGTATCTATTCTTTACACAACACGGTTATGTACCAACGGTTATTCCTGGCATCAGTAGTGCTTTGATGGCCCCTATCTCTGCTGGTATTCCCGTTACACATCGTGGAGTGGCCGATCAATTTCTTGTGTGTACTGGAACTGGTCAAAAGGGTTCGATGCCTAAAATACCTTCTTTTGTCCCTACACAGACCACAGTTTTCCTAATGGCTTTACACCGACTAGAAATTCTTGTGCAAGCACTAATTGAAAGCGGTTGGCCTAGAGTGTTACCGGTTTGTATAGCTGAGCGCGTCTCTTGCCCTGATCAAAGGTTCATTTTCTCTACTTTGGAAGACGTTGTGGAAGAATACAACAAGTACGAGTCTCTCCCCCCTGGTTTGCTGATTACTGGATACAGTTGTAATACCCTTCGCAACACCGCGTAA
- the cti1 gene encoding Cut3-interacting exosome subunit Cti1 yields MDPEYSELFERLNKQLDNVEDVLKPLKDAESIFELAEGKSELEQAKLYITMSYAINSTLYSFYKLNGIDASERPVMQELQRVKNYISKIQQAEKNVNPKTEAVNTSNAAISSSSSNRPKVAKDAATRIIKHHT; encoded by the coding sequence ATGGACCCAGAGTATTCTGAGCTGTTTGAAAGATTAAATAAGCAATTAGATAACGTGGAAGATGTTCTTAAACCATTGAAGGATGCtgaatcaatttttgaacttGCTGAAGGAAAATCCGAATTGGAACAAGCAAAGTTATATATCACCATGTCCTATGCCATTAATTCTACTCtctattctttttataagTTAAATGGAATAGACGCTAGTGAGCGACCCGTAATGCAAGAATTGCAGCGTGTTAAAAATTACATTAGCAAAATCCAGCaagctgaaaaaaatgTGAATCCCAAAACAGAAGCGGTAAATACGTCCAACGCCGCtatttcctcttcttcttctaatCGTCCAAAAGTTGCTAAGGACGCAGCTACTCGAATCATTAAACATCACACTTGA
- a CDS encoding dehydrogenase: MSTPPANVTTAHVLDLFSLKGKNCVVFGAAKGIGFSIATAFAQAGGNVIITYLTTDPTEKAKKLAEETGVQVHTLKIDISRSDTVEAGVEEIQKIFKEIHVVVANAGMPFRRSVLDSPPHEFEKVMNINTNSVYRVAYYMGKIFKKQGFGNLIATASMSATIVNAPQHIAAYCASKAAVRQLCKALAVEWAEFARINSVSPGYFATDMPGYEFLKQWEPYVPFKRLGLTPELRGTYLYLASNASSFVTGLDLIVDGGYTCL; this comes from the coding sequence ATGTCGACTCCCCCTGCTAATGTCACTACCGCCCATGTGTTGGATTTGTTTAGCCTCAAGGGCAAGAACTGCGTCGTTTTTGGCGCCGCCAAAGGTATCGGTTTCAGCATCGCTACTGCCTTTGCTCAAGCCGGAGGTAATGTAATCATTACCTACCTCACCACCGATCCCACTGAAAAGGCCAAGAAACTGGCCGAGGAGACGGGTGTTCAAGTTCATACCCTCAAAATTGACATCTCTCGCTCTGATACCGTCGAGGCCGGCGTCGaggaaattcaaaaaatctttaagGAGATTCATGTTGTCGTCGCCAACGCCGGTATGCCCTTCCGTAGGTCCGTTCTCGATTCTCCTCCTCATGAATTCGAAAAGGTTATGAACATTAACACCAATTCCGTCTATCGCGTTGCCTATTACATGGggaaaattttcaaaaagcaaGGTTTCGGAAATTTGATCGCAACTGCCTCCATGTCGGCTACTATCGTCAACGCTCCTCAACATATCGCTGCGTATTGTGCCTCCAAGGCTGCCGTTCGACAACTTTGCAAGGCTTTAGCCGTTGAATGGGCCGAATTTGCTCGTATCAACTCGGTCTCTCCCGGATACTTCGCTACGGACATGCCTGGctatgaatttttaaaacaatggGAACCCTATGTTCCCTTTAAACGTCTTGGTTTGACTCCCGAGTTACGTGGTACCTATCTCTATCTCGCCAGTAATGCTTCTTCCTTTGTTACTGGTTTGGATTTGATTGTCGATGGCGGTTATACTTGTCTTTAA
- the cox13 gene encoding cytochrome c oxidase subunit VIa, with translation MSMMNRNIGFLSRTLKTSVPKRAGLLSFRAYSNEAKVNWLEEVQAEEEHAKRSSEFWKKVTYYIGGPALILASANAYYIYCKHQEHAKHVEDTDPGYSFENLRFKKYPWGDGSKTLFWNDKVNHLKKDDE, from the exons ATGAGCATGATGAATCGTAACATTGGCTTCCTATCCAGAACATTGAAGACGAGCGTTCCTAAGAGAGCGGGTTTGCTCAGCTTTCGAGCTTATAGTAACGAAGCAAAGGTGAACTGGCTTGAAGAGGTTCAAGCAGAAGAGGAGCATGCAAAGCGTAGCAGTG AATTCTGGAAGAAAGTGACTTATTA CATTGGTGGACCAGCATTGATATTGGCTAGTGCCAATGCGTATTATATTT ATTGCAAGCATCAAGAGCATGCCAAGCATGTTGAAGATACGGACCCTGGTTATAG ctttgaaaatttgCGCTTCAAAAAGTATCCATGGGGAGACGGTAGCAAGACACTTTTCTG GAATGATAAAGTCAATCATTTAAAGAAGGATGATGAATAG
- the mug33 gene encoding protein mug33, with protein MRIRSATPSLILLVIAIVFFVLAICTPPLANNLTLGKYGDVRFGVFGYCLNSNCSKPLVGYNSDYLDEHAKDGFRTSVIVRQRASYGLVIVPVSACICLISTIMTIFAHIGAIARSPGFFNVIGTITFFNIFITAIAFVICVITFVPHIQWPSWLVLANVGIQLIVLLLLLVARRQATRLQAKHLRRATSGSLGYNPYSLQNSSNIFSTSSRKGDLPKFSDYSAEKPMYDTISEDDGLKRGGSVSKLKPTFSNDSRSLSSYAPTVREPVPVPKSNSGFRFPFMRNKPAEQAPENPFRDPENPFKDPASAPAPNPWSINDVQANNDKKPSRFSWGRS; from the coding sequence atgcgGATTCGTAGTGCTACTCCTTCCCTTATCTTACTGGTTATCGCCATTGTCTTTTTCGTCTTAGCTATATGTACTCCTCCTCTTGCAAACAATCTTACTTTAGGAAAGTATGGAGACGTTAGATTTGGCGTTTTCGGTTACTGCTTAAATTCAAATTGCAGCAAGCCTTTAGTTGGTTACAACTCGGATTACCTTGATGAACATGCAAAGGACGGATTTCGTACCTCCGTTATTGTGCGTCAAAGAGCTTCCTACGGCTTGGTGATTGTTCCCGTGTCTGCCTGCATCTGTCTCATATCCACCATTATGACTATATTCGCCCACATTGGTGCCATTGCCCGCTCTCCCGGCTTCTTCAATGTCATTGGAACCATAACATtctttaacatttttatcaCCGCCATTGCTTTCGTTATCTGTGTCATCACTTTTGTCCCCCATATTCAATGGCCGTCATGGCTTGTGCTCGCCAATGTCGGCATTCAACTCATCGTCTTGCTTTTACTCCTTGTTGCACGCAGACAAGCCACAAGGTTACAGGCCAAGCATCTTCGTCGCGCCACCTCTGGCAGCTTGGGTTACAATCCGTACTCTTTGCAAAACAGCAGCAATATCTTTTCTACTTCTTCTCGCAAGGGAGACCTTCCCAAATTCAGCGATTATTCTGCCGAAAAGCCTATGTACGATACCATTTCCGAGGATGATGGTCTCAAGCGTGGAGGCTCTGTCTCAAAATTGAAGCCTACTTTTAGCAACGATAGTCGTTCTCTGTCTTCCTATGCCCCAACTGTTCGTGAGCCCGTTCCCGTTCCGAAATCTAACTCGGGCTTCCGCTTTCCGTTTATGCGCAATAAGCCTGCAGAACAGGCTCCTGAAAATCCGTTTAGAGATCCTGAAAATCCCTTTAAAGATCCCGCTTCAGCTCCAGCTCCAAATCCATGGTCGATTAATGATGTTCAAGCCAATAACGACAAGAAGCCCAGCAGATTTTCATGGGGCCGCTCGTAA